The following are encoded together in the Glycine max cultivar Williams 82 chromosome 8, Glycine_max_v4.0, whole genome shotgun sequence genome:
- the LOC100789242 gene encoding protein FAR1-RELATED SEQUENCE 3 isoform X1 — protein MDVEAVDEGENSDRPASENVETEKGQEQNMTVNLAEREVNNQNGDAYRKPQVGMLFESEDAAKSFFDAYARHVGFSTHVGQFSRAKPDGPIITWDFACSREVFKRKNIVSCNAMLRVERKDGNWIVTKFVEDHNHSLASSRKVQNLQPGRHFVGAARNVTTETFDARNESYVSVNGNHLEPIGSVRSSSLAEKCHPMRNIESLTYARSSRKRTLGRDAQNLLNYFKKMQGENPGFYYAIQLDDENRMTNVFWADARSRTAYNYFGDAVIFDTMYRPNQYQVPFAPFTGFNHHGQMVIFGCALLLDESESSFTWLFKTWLSAMNDRPPVSITTDQDRAIQAAVAHVFPETRHCICKWHILREGQERLAHIYLAHPSFYGDLYSCINFSETTEDFESTWKSLLDKYDLQKNDWLQAVYNARKQWAPVYFHDTFFAAITSNHGVSSFFDGYVNQQTTISLFFRQYERSLEHSLEKEIEADYETVCNTPVLKTPSPMEQQAANMYTKKIFAKFQEELVETFAYTANNVEDDGVISKYRVAKYEYDHKAYMVTLNISEMKANCSCQMFEYSGILCRHILTVFTVTNVLTLPSHYILKRWTTNAKSDIRTYEKITDPLDIENLTVRFNSLCREAIKLAEEGAIAVETYNATMNALREGAKRVGIMKKNVAKVTPPNTHGNGSCLEDNSKKRPSSISDVIPSLWPWQDSVPHHFNLNDLGLPVTDLNTPSMAPVSIHRDGGPLDNTVVLTCFKSMTWMIENKNSSSSSKIAVINMKLQDYGKGPLGETEVQFRVTRVTLEPMLRSMTYINQQLNAPVNRVAIINLRLQDTKTTTGQTEVKFQVSRDTLGSMLRSMAYIQEQL, from the exons ATGGATGTCGAGGCAGTAGATGAAGGGGAAAACAGTGATAGACCTGCTTCTGAAAATGTTGAAACTGAAAAAGGCCAGGAACAAAATATGACTGTAAACTTGGCTGAAAGAGAAGTAAATAATCAGAATGGTGATGCATATAGGAAGCCACAAGTGGGCATGCTGTTTGAATCTGAAGATGCtgcaaaatcattttttgatGCATATGCAAGACATGTAGGATTTAGCACACATGTTGGTCAATTCAGTCGTGCTAAGCCTGATGGTCCAATTATAACTTGGGACTTTGCATGTTCCAGGGAGGTATTTAAAAGGAAGAACATAGTTAGTTGCAATGCAATGCTTAGAGTAGAGAGAAAAGATGGAAACTGGATAGTGACAAAATTTGTTGAGGACCATAACCATTcccttgcttcctctagaaagGTGCAGAACCTTCAACCCGGTAGGCATTTTGTAGGTGCTGCAAGGAATGTTACAACAGAGACATTTGATGCCCGTAATGAATCCTATGTTTCCGTGAATGGAAATCATTTAGAACCAATTGGTTCAGTTAGGAGCTCCTCTCTAGCAGAAAAATGTCATCCAATGAGAAACATTGAGTCTCTTACCTATGCAAGATCTTCTCGAAAGAGGACCCTTGGAAGAGATGCTCAAAATCTtctgaattattttaagaagaTGCAGGGAGAAAACCCTGGCTTCTATTATGCGATACAGCTAGATGATGAAAATCGCATGACCAATGTATTCTGGGCTGATGCAAGGTCAAGAACAGCGTATAATTACTTTGGTGATGCTGTAATTTTTGACACCATGTATAGACCAAATCAATACCAAGTCCCATTTGCTCCATTTACAGGATTCAATCACCACGGCCAGATGGTTATATTTGGTTGTGCATTACTTCTAGATGAATCTGAGTCCTCCTTTACTTGGCTATTCAAGACGTGGCTATCTGCTATGAATGATCGACCACCTGTTTCCATAACCACAGACCAAGATAGAGCCATACAAGCAGCTGTTGCTCATGTGTTTCCAGAAACTCGCCACTGTATTTGTAAGTGGCACATTTTGAGAGAAGGTCAAGAAAGATTGGCTCATATTTACCTTGCTCATCCTTCATTCTATGGGGATCTATACAGCTGTATCAATTTTTCTGAGACTACCGAGGATTTTGAATCAACATGGAAGTCTCTTCTGGATAAATATGATCTTCAGAAAAATGATTGGCTTCAAGCAGTGTATAATGCTCGCAAACAATGGGCCCCTGTTTACTTTCATGATACTTTCTTTGCTGCAATTACTTCAAACCATGGGGTTAGCTCCTTTTTTGATGGCTATGTAAATCAACAGACAaccatatctttattttttaggcAGTATGAAAGATCTCTTGAACATTCAttggaaaaagaaatagaagcaGATTATGAGACTGTTTGTAACACACCTGTACTGAAGACTCCATCACCAATGGAACAACAGGCAGCAAATATGTACACTAAGAAGATTTTTGCAAAATTTCAGGAGGAACTGGTGGAAACTTTTGCTTATACTGCAAATAATGTTGAGGATGATGGTGTGATCAGTAAATACAGGGTTGCAAAATATGAATATGATCACAAGGCATACATGGTCACATTGAATATCTCTGAAATGAAGGCAAATTGCAGCTGCCAGATGTTTGAATACTCAGGCATTCTTTGTCGACATATATTGACTGTCTTCACTGTTACAAATGTTCTTACCCTTCCATCGCACTACATTTTGAAGCGATGGACAACGAATGCAAAATCTGATATTAGaacttatgaaaaaataacaGATCCACTTGACATTGAAAATCTTACTGTACGTTTTAATAGTTTATGTCGAGAAGCCATTAAGCTTGCTGAAGAAGGGGCAATTGCTGTAGAGACTTATAATGCAACAATGAATGCTTTAAGAGAGGGTGCTAAAAGGGTAGGTattatgaagaaaaatgttGCAAAAGTCACACCTCCAAACACTCATGGTAATGGAAGCTGCCTGGAAGACAATAGCAAGAAGAGACCTTCAtcaatttctgatgtcatcccATCATTATGGCCTTGGCAAGATTCAGTGCCACATCACTTCAATCTTAATGACCTTGGGCTTCCTGTTACTGATCTGAATACCCCCAGTATGGCTCCTGTTTCTATTCACCGAGATGGTGGCCCTCTAGATAACACT GTTGTCCTTACTTGTTTCAAGTCTATGACTTGGATGATCGAAAATAAGAATTCGAGCTCATCCAGTAAAATTGCAGTCATCAACATGAAG CTTCAAGATTATGGTAAGGGCCCTTTAGGAGAGACAGAAGTGCAATTTAGGGTGACAAGGGTCACTTTGGAGCCTATGTTGAGGTCTATGACTTACATCAATCAACAGCTAAATGCACCAGTCAATAGAGTTGCAATCATCAATCTGAGG CTCCAGGATACAAAGACAACTACTGGGCAAACAGAGGTGAAATTCCAAGTTTCTAGAGATACGCTGGGTTCCATGCTGAGATCTATGGCCTATATCCAGGAGCAGCTATAA
- the LOC100789242 gene encoding protein FAR1-RELATED SEQUENCE 3 isoform X2: MDVEAVDEGENSDRPASENVETEKGQEQNMTVNLAEREVNNQNGDAYRKPQVGMLFESEDAAKSFFDAYARHVGFSTHVGQFSRAKPDGPIITWDFACSREVFKRKNIVSCNAMLRVERKDGNWIVTKFVEDHNHSLASSRKVQNLQPGRHFVGAARNVTTETFDARNESYVSVNGNHLEPIGSVRSSSLAEKCHPMRNIESLTYARSSRKRTLGRDAQNLLNYFKKMQGENPGFYYAIQLDDENRMTNVFWADARSRTAYNYFGDAVIFDTMYRPNQYQVPFAPFTGFNHHGQMVIFGCALLLDESESSFTWLFKTWLSAMNDRPPVSITTDQDRAIQAAVAHVFPETRHCICKWHILREGQERLAHIYLAHPSFYGDLYSCINFSETTEDFESTWKSLLDKYDLQKNDWLQAVYNARKQWAPVYFHDTFFAAITSNHGVSSFFDGYVNQQTTISLFFRQYERSLEHSLEKEIEADYETVCNTPVLKTPSPMEQQAANMYTKKIFAKFQEELVETFAYTANNVEDDGVISKYRVAKYEYDHKAYMVTLNISEMKANCSCQMFEYSGILCRHILTVFTVTNVLTLPSHYILKRWTTNAKSDIRTYEKITDPLDIENLTVRFNSLCREAIKLAEEGAIAVETYNATMNALREGAKRVGIMKKNVAKVTPPNTHGNGSCLEDNSKKRPSSISDVIPSLWPWQDSVPHHFNLNDLGLPVTDLNTPSMAPVSIHRDGGPLDNTVVLTCFKSMTWMIENKNSSSSSKIAVINMKLEEISLCSRYPFNIRVLC; encoded by the exons ATGGATGTCGAGGCAGTAGATGAAGGGGAAAACAGTGATAGACCTGCTTCTGAAAATGTTGAAACTGAAAAAGGCCAGGAACAAAATATGACTGTAAACTTGGCTGAAAGAGAAGTAAATAATCAGAATGGTGATGCATATAGGAAGCCACAAGTGGGCATGCTGTTTGAATCTGAAGATGCtgcaaaatcattttttgatGCATATGCAAGACATGTAGGATTTAGCACACATGTTGGTCAATTCAGTCGTGCTAAGCCTGATGGTCCAATTATAACTTGGGACTTTGCATGTTCCAGGGAGGTATTTAAAAGGAAGAACATAGTTAGTTGCAATGCAATGCTTAGAGTAGAGAGAAAAGATGGAAACTGGATAGTGACAAAATTTGTTGAGGACCATAACCATTcccttgcttcctctagaaagGTGCAGAACCTTCAACCCGGTAGGCATTTTGTAGGTGCTGCAAGGAATGTTACAACAGAGACATTTGATGCCCGTAATGAATCCTATGTTTCCGTGAATGGAAATCATTTAGAACCAATTGGTTCAGTTAGGAGCTCCTCTCTAGCAGAAAAATGTCATCCAATGAGAAACATTGAGTCTCTTACCTATGCAAGATCTTCTCGAAAGAGGACCCTTGGAAGAGATGCTCAAAATCTtctgaattattttaagaagaTGCAGGGAGAAAACCCTGGCTTCTATTATGCGATACAGCTAGATGATGAAAATCGCATGACCAATGTATTCTGGGCTGATGCAAGGTCAAGAACAGCGTATAATTACTTTGGTGATGCTGTAATTTTTGACACCATGTATAGACCAAATCAATACCAAGTCCCATTTGCTCCATTTACAGGATTCAATCACCACGGCCAGATGGTTATATTTGGTTGTGCATTACTTCTAGATGAATCTGAGTCCTCCTTTACTTGGCTATTCAAGACGTGGCTATCTGCTATGAATGATCGACCACCTGTTTCCATAACCACAGACCAAGATAGAGCCATACAAGCAGCTGTTGCTCATGTGTTTCCAGAAACTCGCCACTGTATTTGTAAGTGGCACATTTTGAGAGAAGGTCAAGAAAGATTGGCTCATATTTACCTTGCTCATCCTTCATTCTATGGGGATCTATACAGCTGTATCAATTTTTCTGAGACTACCGAGGATTTTGAATCAACATGGAAGTCTCTTCTGGATAAATATGATCTTCAGAAAAATGATTGGCTTCAAGCAGTGTATAATGCTCGCAAACAATGGGCCCCTGTTTACTTTCATGATACTTTCTTTGCTGCAATTACTTCAAACCATGGGGTTAGCTCCTTTTTTGATGGCTATGTAAATCAACAGACAaccatatctttattttttaggcAGTATGAAAGATCTCTTGAACATTCAttggaaaaagaaatagaagcaGATTATGAGACTGTTTGTAACACACCTGTACTGAAGACTCCATCACCAATGGAACAACAGGCAGCAAATATGTACACTAAGAAGATTTTTGCAAAATTTCAGGAGGAACTGGTGGAAACTTTTGCTTATACTGCAAATAATGTTGAGGATGATGGTGTGATCAGTAAATACAGGGTTGCAAAATATGAATATGATCACAAGGCATACATGGTCACATTGAATATCTCTGAAATGAAGGCAAATTGCAGCTGCCAGATGTTTGAATACTCAGGCATTCTTTGTCGACATATATTGACTGTCTTCACTGTTACAAATGTTCTTACCCTTCCATCGCACTACATTTTGAAGCGATGGACAACGAATGCAAAATCTGATATTAGaacttatgaaaaaataacaGATCCACTTGACATTGAAAATCTTACTGTACGTTTTAATAGTTTATGTCGAGAAGCCATTAAGCTTGCTGAAGAAGGGGCAATTGCTGTAGAGACTTATAATGCAACAATGAATGCTTTAAGAGAGGGTGCTAAAAGGGTAGGTattatgaagaaaaatgttGCAAAAGTCACACCTCCAAACACTCATGGTAATGGAAGCTGCCTGGAAGACAATAGCAAGAAGAGACCTTCAtcaatttctgatgtcatcccATCATTATGGCCTTGGCAAGATTCAGTGCCACATCACTTCAATCTTAATGACCTTGGGCTTCCTGTTACTGATCTGAATACCCCCAGTATGGCTCCTGTTTCTATTCACCGAGATGGTGGCCCTCTAGATAACACT GTTGTCCTTACTTGTTTCAAGTCTATGACTTGGATGATCGAAAATAAGAATTCGAGCTCATCCAGTAAAATTGCAGTCATCAACATGAAG TTGGAAGAGATCAGTCTCTGCTCCAGATATCCATTTAACATTCGTGTTCTCTGCTGA
- the LOC100789242 gene encoding protein FAR1-RELATED SEQUENCE 3 isoform X3, giving the protein MDVEAVDEGENSDRPASENVETEKGQEQNMTVNLAEREVNNQNGDAYRKPQVGMLFESEDAAKSFFDAYARHVGFSTHVGQFSRAKPDGPIITWDFACSREVFKRKNIVSCNAMLRVERKDGNWIVTKFVEDHNHSLASSRKVQNLQPGRHFVGAARNVTTETFDARNESYVSVNGNHLEPIGSVRSSSLAEKCHPMRNIESLTYARSSRKRTLGRDAQNLLNYFKKMQGENPGFYYAIQLDDENRMTNVFWADARSRTAYNYFGDAVIFDTMYRPNQYQVPFAPFTGFNHHGQMVIFGCALLLDESESSFTWLFKTWLSAMNDRPPVSITTDQDRAIQAAVAHVFPETRHCICKWHILREGQERLAHIYLAHPSFYGDLYSCINFSETTEDFESTWKSLLDKYDLQKNDWLQAVYNARKQWAPVYFHDTFFAAITSNHGVSSFFDGYVNQQTTISLFFRQYERSLEHSLEKEIEADYETVCNTPVLKTPSPMEQQAANMYTKKIFAKFQEELVETFAYTANNVEDDGVISKYRVAKYEYDHKAYMVTLNISEMKANCSCQMFEYSGILCRHILTVFTVTNVLTLPSHYILKRWTTNAKSDIRTYEKITDPLDIENLTVRFNSLCREAIKLAEEGAIAVETYNATMNALREGAKRVGIMKKNVAKVTPPNTHGNGSCLEDNSKKRPSSISDVIPSLWPWQDSVPHHFNLNDLGLPVTDLNTPSCPYLFQVYDLDDRK; this is encoded by the exons ATGGATGTCGAGGCAGTAGATGAAGGGGAAAACAGTGATAGACCTGCTTCTGAAAATGTTGAAACTGAAAAAGGCCAGGAACAAAATATGACTGTAAACTTGGCTGAAAGAGAAGTAAATAATCAGAATGGTGATGCATATAGGAAGCCACAAGTGGGCATGCTGTTTGAATCTGAAGATGCtgcaaaatcattttttgatGCATATGCAAGACATGTAGGATTTAGCACACATGTTGGTCAATTCAGTCGTGCTAAGCCTGATGGTCCAATTATAACTTGGGACTTTGCATGTTCCAGGGAGGTATTTAAAAGGAAGAACATAGTTAGTTGCAATGCAATGCTTAGAGTAGAGAGAAAAGATGGAAACTGGATAGTGACAAAATTTGTTGAGGACCATAACCATTcccttgcttcctctagaaagGTGCAGAACCTTCAACCCGGTAGGCATTTTGTAGGTGCTGCAAGGAATGTTACAACAGAGACATTTGATGCCCGTAATGAATCCTATGTTTCCGTGAATGGAAATCATTTAGAACCAATTGGTTCAGTTAGGAGCTCCTCTCTAGCAGAAAAATGTCATCCAATGAGAAACATTGAGTCTCTTACCTATGCAAGATCTTCTCGAAAGAGGACCCTTGGAAGAGATGCTCAAAATCTtctgaattattttaagaagaTGCAGGGAGAAAACCCTGGCTTCTATTATGCGATACAGCTAGATGATGAAAATCGCATGACCAATGTATTCTGGGCTGATGCAAGGTCAAGAACAGCGTATAATTACTTTGGTGATGCTGTAATTTTTGACACCATGTATAGACCAAATCAATACCAAGTCCCATTTGCTCCATTTACAGGATTCAATCACCACGGCCAGATGGTTATATTTGGTTGTGCATTACTTCTAGATGAATCTGAGTCCTCCTTTACTTGGCTATTCAAGACGTGGCTATCTGCTATGAATGATCGACCACCTGTTTCCATAACCACAGACCAAGATAGAGCCATACAAGCAGCTGTTGCTCATGTGTTTCCAGAAACTCGCCACTGTATTTGTAAGTGGCACATTTTGAGAGAAGGTCAAGAAAGATTGGCTCATATTTACCTTGCTCATCCTTCATTCTATGGGGATCTATACAGCTGTATCAATTTTTCTGAGACTACCGAGGATTTTGAATCAACATGGAAGTCTCTTCTGGATAAATATGATCTTCAGAAAAATGATTGGCTTCAAGCAGTGTATAATGCTCGCAAACAATGGGCCCCTGTTTACTTTCATGATACTTTCTTTGCTGCAATTACTTCAAACCATGGGGTTAGCTCCTTTTTTGATGGCTATGTAAATCAACAGACAaccatatctttattttttaggcAGTATGAAAGATCTCTTGAACATTCAttggaaaaagaaatagaagcaGATTATGAGACTGTTTGTAACACACCTGTACTGAAGACTCCATCACCAATGGAACAACAGGCAGCAAATATGTACACTAAGAAGATTTTTGCAAAATTTCAGGAGGAACTGGTGGAAACTTTTGCTTATACTGCAAATAATGTTGAGGATGATGGTGTGATCAGTAAATACAGGGTTGCAAAATATGAATATGATCACAAGGCATACATGGTCACATTGAATATCTCTGAAATGAAGGCAAATTGCAGCTGCCAGATGTTTGAATACTCAGGCATTCTTTGTCGACATATATTGACTGTCTTCACTGTTACAAATGTTCTTACCCTTCCATCGCACTACATTTTGAAGCGATGGACAACGAATGCAAAATCTGATATTAGaacttatgaaaaaataacaGATCCACTTGACATTGAAAATCTTACTGTACGTTTTAATAGTTTATGTCGAGAAGCCATTAAGCTTGCTGAAGAAGGGGCAATTGCTGTAGAGACTTATAATGCAACAATGAATGCTTTAAGAGAGGGTGCTAAAAGGGTAGGTattatgaagaaaaatgttGCAAAAGTCACACCTCCAAACACTCATGGTAATGGAAGCTGCCTGGAAGACAATAGCAAGAAGAGACCTTCAtcaatttctgatgtcatcccATCATTATGGCCTTGGCAAGATTCAGTGCCACATCACTTCAATCTTAATGACCTTGGGCTTCCTGTTACTGATCTGAATACCCCCA GTTGTCCTTACTTGTTTCAAGTCTATGACTTGGATGATCGAAAATAA
- the LOC100781970 gene encoding uncharacterized protein, which translates to MEAAKVLSHCKTAPFGFSIVSNKVSLRPFNKHFHADVLANRPKNISFQLNCTFGNPSSSVSKPARKRADLLHFPRCSISSNASTESQNSVIDFFRNLSFDSIKATLLQLTPIDVVKWSGILCIITAATKWTKNMLFSPFFWMYFSWTWLFWPWMVAVVLAVYGLYCFRKHLHGEANIFEQLAIVTSVFTWLTLVPPGHFNGYLEGWPYVFFFVYHYFFFFNVSVRKRLYGDYFARPHDPKWDVNLPTWSRLLFSTGVMVGHWLAAFEGPELHLIPGGWSNLGIWALIITTLLMQYNATLYLAKYSENVVEPTAVVQFGPYRWVRHPIYSSTMLLFVTYCIALRAPLSLLFILAVCLLYYKQKAEREEDLMVETFGQSYTEYASKVKYKLIPFIY; encoded by the coding sequence ATGGAAGCAGCAAAGGTTCTTTCACACTGCAAAACTGCCCCTTTTGGTTTCTCTATCGTGAGCAACAAAGTGTCTCTAAGACCTTTCAACAAACATTTTCATGCTGATGTACTTGCTAACAGACCCAAGAACATTAGTTTTCAATTGAATTGCACCTTTGGAAACCCTTCTTCCTCAGTATCAAAACCAGCAAGAAAAAGGGCTGATTTGTTACATTTTCCCAGATGCTCAATTTCCAGTAATGCCAGCACTGAATCTCAAAATTCAGTCATAGATTTCTTCAGAAATCTATCATTTGATTCAATAAAAGCTACTCTCCTGCAGTTGACTCCAATTGATGTTGTAAAGTGGTCTGGGATATTATGCATCATAACCGCAGCCACAAAATGGACTAAGAATATGCTTTTCAGTCCCTTCTTTTGGATGTATTTTAGCTGGACCTGGTTGTTCTGGCCTTGGATGGTGGCCGTAGTGCTTGCAGTCTATGGGTTATATTGCTTTCGGAAACATCTGCATGGTGAGGCAAACATATTTGAGCAATTGGCAATTGTTACATCAGTTTTTACGTGGCTCACTCTTGTTCCACCTGGTCATTTCAATGGCTACCTTGAAGGCTGgccttatgttttcttttttgtgtatcattatttctttttcttcaatgtcaGTGTTAGAAAGCGGTTATATGGAGATTATTTTGCTAGGCCCCATGACCCAAAGTGGGATGTGAACTTGCCGACATGGTCTCGCCTATTGTTCAGCACAGGAGTCATGGTTGGCCATTGGCTTGCAGCATTTGAAGGGCCTGAGCTTCACCTCATACCGGGTGGGTGGAGCAATCTTGGAATCTGGGCTTTAATCATTACAACTCTGCTAATGCAGTATAACGCAACATTGTATCTCGCCAAGTATTCAGAAAATGTGGTGGAGCCAACTGCTGTTGTGCAATTTGGACCTTATCGTTGGGTCCGTCATCCAATATATTCATCAACCATGCTTTTGTTTGTAACATACTGCATTGCACTTCGAGCACCTCTGAGTCTGCTATTTATTCTAGCAGTATGCTTGTTGTATTATAAGCAGAAGGCAGAGAGGGAAGAGGATTTGATGGTTGAGACTTTTGGCCAGAGTTACACAGAATATGCAAGCAAAGTTAAGTACAAGCTTATTCCTTTTATCTATTAG